Proteins encoded together in one Chryseobacterium sp. G0201 window:
- a CDS encoding tetratricopeptide repeat protein translates to MFLKFNLKKTLYVFILLIIGNYNAQIYSIKDLDSLSEKYRTEGNIKKSIELNINAIKNYEKQKNKDGVIAAYINIGGLFWNLHRYKESLKYLENAETELRKIKNPTLCARMYGEYARNYASLGLLDQSNTSLDTSIYFAKQISDRKEKEKLLYFYYTWKIANFEELRATDSINLTLKKRSKIAVQPLTYVYMAENFIKNKKIDSAEYYLNKASQINGDFSFYQKSMTLLAFGKLHTERKDYEKALDYYLKSLAISERISRKSDIKNAYKIISETYKSLDNEEKKNEYLQKYSDIKDSISEAEREALRIPVDKIIHAESEKEKDERLKYFILIAGVIAASVIIVVILTKRYLKKQKQAEEIIIETMHETDELKSKLNEAFEELSKLAMTNDPFFLTRFKEVYPEFYEKLTTRYPNLSANDIRFSAFLRLNLSTKTIAQYKNISIRTIESRKYRLRKKLDLSSDVDLNKWMMEL, encoded by the coding sequence ATGTTTTTAAAATTTAATTTAAAAAAAACATTATATGTTTTCATTTTATTAATTATAGGGAATTATAATGCACAAATATATTCTATAAAAGATCTCGACAGCCTCTCTGAAAAATACAGAACAGAAGGCAATATTAAGAAGAGCATAGAACTTAATATTAATGCTATAAAAAACTATGAAAAGCAAAAAAATAAAGATGGCGTAATCGCAGCTTATATTAATATTGGCGGTTTGTTCTGGAATCTTCACAGATATAAAGAAAGTCTGAAGTATTTGGAGAACGCAGAAACAGAATTAAGAAAAATAAAAAATCCTACACTGTGTGCAAGAATGTATGGAGAATATGCCAGAAACTATGCTTCTCTGGGGCTTCTGGATCAGTCCAATACCAGTCTTGACACCTCAATTTATTTTGCAAAACAAATCTCAGACAGAAAGGAAAAAGAAAAACTTTTATATTTTTATTATACCTGGAAAATAGCAAATTTTGAAGAGCTTCGTGCGACAGACTCTATTAATTTAACCCTTAAAAAACGGTCAAAAATAGCCGTTCAGCCGCTTACCTATGTTTATATGGCGGAAAATTTTATAAAAAATAAAAAAATAGATTCTGCAGAATATTATCTTAATAAAGCCAGCCAAATAAATGGTGATTTTAGTTTTTATCAAAAATCTATGACACTGCTCGCCTTTGGAAAACTGCATACAGAAAGAAAAGATTATGAGAAGGCTTTAGACTATTATCTTAAATCTCTGGCTATTTCTGAACGGATATCAAGAAAAAGCGACATTAAAAATGCTTATAAAATAATTTCAGAAACTTATAAATCGCTTGATAATGAAGAGAAAAAAAATGAATATCTTCAAAAATATTCTGATATAAAAGACAGCATTAGCGAGGCCGAAAGAGAAGCTCTGAGAATACCTGTAGACAAGATAATACATGCTGAAAGCGAAAAGGAAAAGGACGAAAGATTAAAGTATTTTATATTGATAGCAGGAGTAATAGCAGCATCAGTAATTATCGTTGTCATACTTACAAAGAGATATCTAAAAAAACAAAAACAAGCTGAAGAAATAATTATCGAAACCATGCACGAAACAGATGAACTAAAAAGCAAACTCAACGAAGCTTTTGAAGAATTGTCTAAACTCGCCATGACGAATGATCCCTTTTTCCTGACTCGCTTCAAAGAAGTATATCCGGAATTTTATGAAAAATTAACCACAAGATATCCTAATCTTTCGGCAAATGATATAAGGTTTTCTGCTTTTTTAAGGTTAAACCTTTCTACTAAAACTATTGCTCAATACAAAAATATTTCAATCCGTACTATTGAATCAAGAAAATACAGACTTAGAAAAAAATTAGACCTTAGTTCAGATGTAGATCTTAATAAATGGATGATGGAACTTTAA
- a CDS encoding helix-turn-helix domain-containing protein produces the protein MERVTPNYKRIYNDIIARKHPHKEDQCKTILKKADLSMLDVIKLNNIIFGIKDKETLIFNQMHRSYDETTIMEILDYQEKNNLNNTQLANHFKLSRNTVTKWKKHFSNRHLHSFEA, from the coding sequence ATGGAAAGAGTAACACCAAACTATAAAAGAATCTATAATGATATTATAGCAAGGAAGCATCCTCACAAAGAAGATCAATGCAAAACCATATTAAAAAAAGCAGATCTTTCTATGCTTGACGTAATTAAACTTAACAATATTATTTTCGGAATTAAGGATAAGGAAACGCTTATTTTTAATCAGATGCATCGTTCTTATGACGAGACAACTATCATGGAAATACTTGATTATCAAGAAAAAAACAATTTAAACAACACTCAACTAGCCAATCATTTCAAGCTTAGTAGAAATACAGTTACAAAGTGGAAAAAACATTTTTCAAACAGGCATTTGCATTCTTTTGAGGCTTAG
- a CDS encoding transposase, with translation MKSFKNINVGNLIRQKVTESEMDISRVCNFFNCTEEEIEEMYESKSLEAHIILKWSKLLEYDFFRIYSQHLILFSPPSNAYSADREKPSELPQFRKNIYTKEVIDFLVELIQSGEKNMNEIIDQYGIPKTTLHRWTVKYRNHELEKKNKNTI, from the coding sequence ATGAAGTCTTTTAAAAATATCAATGTAGGGAACTTAATTAGACAGAAAGTTACTGAATCAGAAATGGATATTTCCAGAGTTTGCAATTTTTTCAACTGTACAGAAGAAGAAATTGAAGAAATGTATGAGTCTAAAAGTTTAGAAGCACATATTATACTCAAATGGAGCAAGTTATTAGAATATGATTTTTTTAGAATATACTCACAGCATCTTATTCTTTTTTCTCCTCCAAGTAACGCATACAGTGCAGACAGAGAAAAACCCAGCGAGCTGCCACAGTTTAGAAAAAATATTTATACTAAAGAGGTAATAGATTTTCTGGTAGAACTTATACAGTCCGGAGAAAAAAATATGAATGAAATAATAGATCAATACGGCATTCCAAAAACAACTCTTCACAGATGGACCGTAAAATACAGAAACCACGAATTGGAGAAAAAAAATAAAAATACCATCTAA